In Streptomyces sp. SID8374, one genomic interval encodes:
- a CDS encoding Lrp/AsnC family transcriptional regulator: MAVDALDTRILRLLIEQPRTSVREYARILGVARGTLQARLDRLERDGVITGTGPTLSPAALGHPVLAFVHLEVTQGHLVEVGDALAAVPEIIEAFSTTGGGDLLTRVVARDNGHLEDVIQRLIQLPGVVRTRTDVALRERVAHRVLPLVESLGRAAGGQAG; the protein is encoded by the coding sequence ATGGCCGTGGACGCTCTCGACACCCGGATCCTGCGGCTGCTGATCGAACAGCCGCGCACCAGCGTGCGGGAGTACGCGCGCATCCTCGGGGTGGCCCGTGGCACCCTCCAGGCGCGGCTGGACCGGCTGGAGCGGGACGGGGTCATCACCGGCACCGGGCCGACCCTCTCCCCCGCGGCCCTCGGCCACCCCGTCCTCGCCTTCGTCCACCTGGAGGTCACCCAGGGGCATCTGGTGGAGGTCGGCGACGCGCTGGCGGCCGTCCCCGAGATCATCGAGGCGTTCTCGACCACCGGCGGCGGGGATCTGCTGACCCGGGTCGTGGCCCGGGACAACGGGCATCTGGAGGATGTGATCCAGCGGCTGATCCAGCTGCCGGGCGTCGTGCGGACGCGGACGGACGTGGCGTTGCGCGAGCGGGTGGCGCACCGGGTGCTGCCGCTGGTCGAATCCCTGGGGCGGGCGGCGGGCGGCCAGGCCGGCTGA
- a CDS encoding aldo/keto reductase has product MILMEQRTLGRTGRDVSVVGQGTWQLGGDWGEVEESDAFDVLDAAVDSGVTFFDTADVYGDGRSEQLIGRYLKNRPDANVFVATKMGRRADQVPENYVLDNFRTWNDRSRANLGTDTLDLVQLHCPPTGVYSSDAVYDALDTLVDEQRIAAYAVSVETCAEALTAIARPGVASVQIILNPFRLKPLDEVLPAAVAAGVGIIARVPLASGLLSGKYTKDTVFGPDDHRTYNRHGEAFDQGETFSGIDYATGIAAAAEFAELAPEGATPAQTALRWIIQQPGLTSVIPGARSVEQARANAEAAALPPLPQATLDAVRELYDRSIRAEVHDRW; this is encoded by the coding sequence ATGATCCTCATGGAACAGCGCACACTCGGCAGGACCGGCCGTGACGTCTCGGTCGTCGGACAGGGCACCTGGCAGCTCGGAGGCGACTGGGGAGAGGTCGAGGAGAGCGACGCCTTCGACGTCCTCGACGCGGCCGTCGACTCCGGCGTCACCTTCTTCGACACCGCGGACGTGTACGGAGACGGCCGCAGCGAACAGCTCATCGGCCGCTACCTCAAGAACCGCCCCGACGCGAACGTCTTCGTCGCCACCAAGATGGGCCGCCGCGCCGATCAGGTGCCGGAGAACTACGTCCTGGACAACTTCCGTACCTGGAACGACCGTTCCCGCGCCAACCTCGGGACCGACACCCTCGACCTCGTACAGCTGCACTGCCCGCCCACCGGCGTCTACTCCTCCGACGCCGTCTACGACGCCCTGGACACCCTGGTCGACGAGCAGCGGATCGCCGCCTACGCGGTGAGCGTCGAGACCTGCGCCGAGGCGCTGACCGCCATCGCCCGCCCCGGCGTCGCGAGCGTGCAGATCATCCTCAACCCGTTCCGCCTCAAGCCCCTGGACGAGGTCCTTCCGGCGGCCGTCGCCGCAGGCGTCGGCATCATCGCGCGCGTCCCGCTCGCCTCCGGGCTGCTCTCCGGCAAGTACACCAAGGACACCGTCTTCGGCCCCGACGACCACCGCACGTACAACCGGCACGGCGAGGCGTTCGACCAGGGCGAGACGTTCTCCGGGATCGACTACGCGACCGGGATCGCCGCCGCCGCCGAGTTCGCCGAACTGGCCCCCGAGGGCGCCACCCCCGCGCAGACCGCGCTGCGCTGGATCATCCAGCAGCCGGGCCTCACCAGCGTCATCCCCGGCGCACGCTCGGTGGAACAGGCCCGCGCGAACGCGGAGGCCGCCGCGCTTCCCCCGCTGCCGCAGGCCACGCTGGACGCCGTACGGGAGCTGTACGACCGCTCCATCCGCGCGGAGGTCCACGACCGCTGGTGA
- a CDS encoding HAD family phosphatase, with protein sequence MLEAMTSRPGPHVIFDLDGTLVDSEPNYYEAGRRLLARYGVRDFGWEDHTRFIGIGTRETLTALRAEYGIDAPVDELLAGKNALYLELAGASTEVFGQMRVFVERLYAAGVPMAVASGSSRAAIGAVLAVTGLDAYIPLYVSAEEVAHGKPKPDVFLETARRMGAEPGDCVVLEDAPPGAAAAHAAGMRCVAVPYVPATASDPAFKAADLLFAEGQSAFTAEAAYSWLLGEAGPGGRS encoded by the coding sequence ATGCTGGAGGCCATGACCTCCCGTCCCGGCCCCCATGTCATCTTCGACCTCGACGGCACGCTGGTGGACAGCGAACCGAACTACTACGAGGCGGGGCGCCGGCTGCTCGCCCGGTACGGGGTGCGCGACTTCGGCTGGGAGGACCACACCCGCTTCATCGGGATCGGCACCCGGGAGACCCTCACCGCCCTGCGTGCCGAGTACGGGATCGACGCCCCGGTGGACGAGCTGCTCGCCGGGAAGAACGCGCTGTACCTGGAGCTGGCGGGAGCCTCCACCGAGGTGTTCGGGCAGATGCGGGTCTTCGTGGAGCGCCTGTACGCCGCCGGGGTGCCGATGGCGGTGGCCTCCGGCTCCTCCAGGGCGGCGATCGGGGCGGTGCTCGCGGTCACGGGGCTTGACGCGTACATCCCGCTGTACGTCTCCGCCGAGGAGGTCGCGCACGGGAAGCCGAAGCCGGATGTGTTCCTGGAGACGGCCCGGCGGATGGGGGCGGAGCCGGGCGACTGCGTGGTGCTGGAGGACGCGCCGCCGGGGGCCGCGGCCGCGCACGCTGCGGGGATGCGGTGCGTCGCCGTCCCCTATGTGCCCGCGACCGCCTCCGACCCGGCGTTCAAGGCGGCGGATCTGCTGTTCGCGGAGGGGCAGTCGGCTTTCACCGCGGAGGCCGCGTACAGCTGGCTGCTGGGCGAGGCGGGACCGGGCGGCCGCTCCTGA
- a CDS encoding FUSC family protein yields MLKRVFVAPDPGRVRLRFAGRAVIGIGLAVALCGLVGHSLVAAITGGLAALLALFTVTDATVRQQAVTTALLPAAGLPVLALAAVLHDQPVARDLSFLAVMGAGVYARRWGPRGHALGVFAFMTFFAAQFLHTVPQQLPELYAAVLLSLAASSAVRFGFWCYERRLPPVVVPAPPEGRGLARITTRQAVQATLGGAFALGLGQVLSDQRWYWAVGATWWVFVNTTSRGETLVRGFRRVLGTVIGIAAGFFVAIPLEGAGAPTAAIVAVCVFGIFYTAAVSYSWMMFFVTVMVGVLYGVLGVLDASLLWLRVAETAVGALGAVLAVLLILPVTTHAITDAWIRKALRCVHACTAEAAERLAGSLSADPGPRVAELDVLLGRVRLSLAPLVHPLSPLKARKARARQVLALLDDCVREVRGLASIAADPAASHDARLSAACSRVEEAVEELLRQESRQARGAERAAAQPGAALDHPALAHLHGLERALGDLAAPLHSSPRAPIAA; encoded by the coding sequence GTGCTGAAGAGGGTGTTCGTCGCGCCGGACCCGGGGAGGGTGCGGCTGCGCTTCGCCGGCCGGGCCGTCATCGGGATCGGGCTCGCGGTCGCGCTGTGCGGGCTCGTCGGGCACTCGCTCGTCGCGGCCATCACCGGCGGCCTCGCGGCGCTGCTCGCCCTCTTCACGGTCACCGACGCCACCGTGCGGCAGCAGGCCGTCACGACCGCGCTGCTCCCCGCCGCCGGGCTCCCCGTCCTCGCCCTCGCCGCCGTGCTGCACGACCAGCCCGTCGCCCGCGACCTCAGCTTCCTCGCCGTCATGGGCGCGGGCGTCTACGCCAGGCGCTGGGGGCCGCGCGGCCACGCGCTGGGCGTCTTCGCGTTCATGACCTTCTTCGCCGCCCAGTTCCTGCACACCGTGCCGCAGCAGCTGCCCGAGCTGTACGCCGCCGTCCTGCTCTCCCTCGCCGCCTCCTCCGCCGTCCGCTTCGGCTTCTGGTGCTACGAGCGACGGCTGCCCCCTGTGGTCGTGCCCGCCCCGCCGGAGGGACGCGGGCTGGCCCGCATCACCACCCGGCAGGCGGTGCAGGCCACCCTGGGCGGCGCCTTCGCGCTGGGGCTGGGCCAGGTCCTCTCCGACCAGCGCTGGTACTGGGCCGTCGGCGCCACCTGGTGGGTCTTCGTCAACACCACCTCACGCGGCGAGACCCTCGTACGCGGCTTCCGCCGGGTCCTGGGGACCGTGATCGGTATCGCCGCCGGCTTCTTCGTCGCCATCCCGCTGGAGGGCGCCGGGGCGCCGACCGCCGCCATCGTCGCGGTCTGCGTCTTCGGGATCTTCTACACCGCGGCGGTCTCGTACAGCTGGATGATGTTCTTCGTGACCGTCATGGTCGGCGTGCTCTACGGGGTCCTGGGCGTCCTGGACGCCTCCCTGCTCTGGCTGCGGGTCGCCGAGACCGCCGTCGGCGCGCTCGGCGCGGTGCTCGCCGTGCTGCTGATCCTGCCCGTCACGACCCACGCCATCACCGACGCCTGGATCCGCAAGGCCCTGCGGTGCGTCCACGCCTGTACGGCCGAGGCCGCCGAGCGCCTCGCCGGCTCGCTGAGCGCCGACCCCGGCCCCCGCGTCGCCGAACTCGACGTGCTGCTCGGCCGGGTCCGGCTCTCGCTCGCCCCGCTGGTGCACCCCCTGAGCCCGCTCAAGGCCCGCAAGGCGCGGGCGCGCCAGGTCCTGGCCCTGCTGGACGACTGCGTACGCGAGGTGCGCGGGCTGGCCTCCATCGCCGCCGACCCGGCCGCATCGCACGACGCCCGGCTCTCGGCCGCCTGCTCCCGGGTGGAGGAGGCGGTGGAAGAGCTGCTGCGCCAGGAGAGCCGGCAGGCGCGGGGAGCCGAACGCGCGGCCGCGCAGCCCGGCGCCGCTCTGGACCACCCCGCCCTGGCCCACCTGCACGGCCTGGAGCGCGCGCTGGGCGACCTCGCCGCACCCCTGCACAGCTCGCCGAGGGCCCCGATCGCCGCCTGA
- a CDS encoding serine/threonine-protein kinase → MGEVWRAADEVLGRAVAVKLLLGDQADASSTARFRLEAQTAARLSHPHLVAVFDFGAWEDRFFLVMELVEGQSLGDLLAAQERVHPEQVARIAGEAAAGLAAAHRQGIVHRDIKPGNLMLDTDGSVKIGDFGIAQFVDDPSTALTTAGHIVGTSLYLAPERALGRTADSASDMYSLGCVVYQLLLGEPPFKSDTATATLYQHVDTPPVPLRQRGVDISAAFDSYLLGLLAKKPEERPTAQQVSDWFRTDAWRGRAEPLPMPKPASRRAAPSPAPSPSAPTAPMGPSSYRLPQPTGRRRSTTSRSAPARRRSTREAIRRRPRVASAIAGTATFLAAVYLGMILFSPDPSSADTPAPGPSSGPASQEVQDGGGQPEEQGQQQDQEEDDEQDD, encoded by the coding sequence ATGGGTGAGGTGTGGCGCGCCGCGGACGAGGTGCTGGGCCGTGCCGTCGCGGTGAAGCTGCTGCTGGGGGACCAGGCGGACGCCTCGTCGACCGCCCGGTTCCGGCTGGAGGCCCAGACCGCCGCCCGGCTGAGCCACCCGCACCTGGTGGCCGTCTTCGACTTCGGGGCCTGGGAGGACCGCTTCTTCCTGGTGATGGAGCTGGTCGAGGGGCAGAGCCTCGGTGATCTGCTGGCCGCCCAGGAGCGGGTCCATCCCGAGCAGGTCGCGCGGATCGCGGGAGAGGCGGCGGCCGGTCTCGCCGCCGCGCACCGCCAGGGCATCGTCCACCGGGACATCAAGCCGGGCAACCTGATGCTGGACACGGACGGTTCGGTGAAGATCGGCGACTTCGGGATCGCCCAGTTCGTCGACGACCCGTCGACGGCGCTGACGACGGCCGGTCACATCGTGGGCACCAGCCTCTATCTGGCGCCCGAGCGGGCTCTGGGACGTACCGCCGACTCCGCTTCCGACATGTACTCGCTGGGCTGTGTCGTCTACCAACTGCTGCTCGGAGAGCCGCCGTTCAAGTCCGACACGGCGACCGCCACGCTGTACCAGCATGTCGACACCCCGCCGGTCCCGCTGCGGCAGCGCGGGGTGGACATCTCGGCCGCGTTCGACTCGTACCTCCTGGGCCTGCTCGCCAAGAAGCCCGAGGAGCGGCCCACGGCGCAGCAGGTCTCCGACTGGTTCCGTACGGATGCCTGGCGCGGCCGCGCGGAGCCCTTGCCGATGCCGAAGCCGGCGTCCCGCCGGGCCGCCCCCTCCCCCGCCCCTTCGCCGTCGGCCCCGACCGCCCCCATGGGCCCTTCGTCGTACCGGCTGCCGCAGCCGACGGGGCGAAGACGCTCCACCACGTCCCGGTCCGCCCCGGCCCGCCGCCGCAGTACGCGGGAGGCGATCCGCCGGCGTCCCAGGGTGGCGAGCGCCATCGCGGGTACGGCGACGTTCCTGGCGGCCGTCTATCTGGGAATGATCCTGTTCTCGCCGGACCCCAGCTCGGCCGACACCCCCGCCCCCGGACCCTCCTCCGGACCGGCCTCGCAGGAGGTCCAGGACGGCGGAGGGCAGCCGGAGGAGCAGGGGCAGCAGCAGGATCAGGAAGAGGACGACGAGCAGGACGACTGA
- a CDS encoding chitinase, giving the protein MTDTPRPRPGILGRLRKLALPGLSLIAMAAFLSPGAPASAVEITAVGQITGIGGKCVDVAGASSANGTAVQLYDCNGTNAQQWDVRSDGTVRALGKCLDAKDGATANGTLVQLWDCNGTAAQRWGISAARDIVSVPADKCLDATGNSSANGTRLQLWTCTGAANQKWTAPSGGGTPDPGGPPMAVAPYLYNGWGSPPSPTTVMNATGVKWFTLAFVLSNGYCNPQWDGGRPLTGGVDQQTINTVRAAGGDVIPSFGGWSGNKLESSCGSAGELAAAYQRVINAYGLKAIDIDIEAAAYDSPTVQQRTVDALRTIRANNPGIKLYITFGTGQNGPDTSLINRAAQAGLTVDSWTIMPFNFGGNGQNMGTLSVRAAEGLKTAVKNAYGYSDDQAYRHTGISSMNGTTDVGETITVADFRTILAYAQQRHLARLTFWSVNRDRPCTGGGADTCSGVGQQPWDFTRVLAEYRG; this is encoded by the coding sequence ATGACCGACACCCCGCGCCCGAGACCCGGAATCCTCGGGCGGCTCCGCAAGCTCGCCCTGCCGGGCCTGTCGCTCATCGCCATGGCCGCGTTCCTGAGCCCGGGCGCACCCGCGAGCGCTGTGGAGATCACCGCCGTCGGGCAGATCACCGGCATCGGCGGCAAGTGCGTCGATGTGGCGGGCGCCTCCTCGGCCAACGGCACCGCCGTCCAGCTCTACGACTGCAACGGTACGAACGCCCAGCAGTGGGACGTCCGCTCCGACGGCACCGTCCGGGCACTGGGCAAGTGCCTCGACGCCAAGGACGGGGCCACCGCCAACGGCACCCTCGTCCAGCTGTGGGACTGCAACGGCACCGCCGCCCAGCGGTGGGGCATCTCCGCCGCCCGCGACATCGTCTCCGTCCCCGCCGACAAGTGCCTCGACGCCACCGGCAACAGCTCCGCCAACGGCACCCGCCTCCAGCTGTGGACCTGCACCGGCGCCGCCAACCAGAAGTGGACCGCCCCCTCCGGCGGTGGTACCCCCGACCCGGGCGGCCCCCCGATGGCCGTCGCGCCCTACCTCTACAACGGCTGGGGCAGCCCGCCCTCCCCGACGACCGTGATGAACGCGACCGGCGTCAAGTGGTTCACCCTCGCCTTCGTCCTCAGCAACGGCTACTGCAACCCCCAGTGGGACGGCGGCCGCCCGCTCACCGGCGGCGTGGACCAGCAGACGATCAACACCGTACGGGCCGCCGGTGGTGACGTGATCCCGTCCTTCGGCGGCTGGAGCGGCAACAAGCTGGAGAGCTCCTGCGGCAGCGCCGGTGAACTCGCCGCCGCCTACCAGAGGGTGATCAACGCGTACGGGCTCAAGGCCATCGACATCGACATCGAGGCCGCCGCGTACGACTCCCCGACCGTCCAGCAGCGCACGGTCGACGCGCTGCGGACCATCCGCGCCAACAACCCGGGCATCAAGCTCTACATCACCTTCGGCACCGGCCAGAACGGCCCCGACACCAGCCTCATCAACCGGGCCGCCCAAGCCGGGCTCACCGTCGACAGCTGGACGATCATGCCGTTCAACTTCGGCGGCAACGGCCAGAACATGGGCACCCTCAGCGTCCGCGCCGCCGAAGGCCTCAAGACGGCCGTCAAGAACGCCTACGGCTACAGCGACGACCAGGCCTACCGGCACACCGGCATCTCCTCCATGAACGGCACCACCGACGTCGGCGAGACCATCACCGTCGCCGACTTCCGCACGATCCTCGCCTATGCCCAGCAGCGGCACCTGGCCCGGCTGACCTTCTGGTCCGTCAACCGCGACCGCCCCTGCACCGGTGGCGGCGCCGACACCTGCTCCGGTGTCGGCCAGCAGCCGTGGGACTTCACCAGGGTCCTCGCGGAGTACCGGGGCTGA